A single region of the Podospora pseudopauciseta strain CBS 411.78 chromosome 1, whole genome shotgun sequence genome encodes:
- the REV3 gene encoding DNA polymerase zeta (EggNog:ENOG503NW07; BUSCO:EOG092602FH; COG:L), whose product MESFRVRLNCIDHYQATPTRYDPQLRKDYRASQAAKEPKLPVVRVFGSTETGQKVCAHIHGAFPYLYVEYRGPLEKKLVSEFILKLHASIDQALAVSYRRDRDRDRPRFVARITLVKGVPFYGFHVGYRFYLKLYMLNPLVMTRLADLLQQGSIMNRKFQPYEAHLQFLLQFMTDYNLYGCDYIEVGNVRFRSPIPGPAGPEDAPRIWDSNTIPPQFITDDFELPRSSHCEIEVDICVQDILNRREVKERPLHHDFIEREHPLPADIKLVHSMAGLWKDETKRRKKLSGDSSDGSSPFPPEALVSMSANPRHTSPPGWIQEAEYRKQLQQLIEAEVDNEDYRELTFSNYVQPLPLEDTIPTTLQSVEDMFPENLLRALGLEDRLIQENPDVVRNIEIDEEKILELEMGEEARQLFPEYSEENKAKKGDQATEPADSTVCAGSKAQIAPDLKETEAIANLQRTVNEIGGGTAVSGKRIGRRPNIPIPKGIFSEAQRLGLVLMEDGLLPGAPREDKKRPSSTQPDSRPPKRPRLRQSESDAGVLEKTGLGAKPFSVTEASDKPPVTGQAQSSQPKPAIKGNPQKQGKHLALSFPVVKDPQNPHTQLRLSQQHGSQQSDNETPKKHVTFDFSMSTRGPQSEQGKSPAITSSEDSPVTPKAVRLSGKPKYRWDGPTTMFVLHSQPPTAQEVLSTMQTYGLPDVIYRDAFYSQDEDVPRRPREYAGKEYRLGSDTLPYLPDFDPKGESPATYGIKPEQGPDLAGLELSYKKQRMACTLRTWEIATPPPAFQEVSQWWDGKQKKSSTSSKKPGDTHSPLTGTQSANPNLMSQIIGATPKNKHGFRYSQKAKSTSVQHEAQYMSTMSLEIHVNTRGKLVPNPEEDEIQCLFWCMRSDEQVLFGGSQAENGTLSGIIVLSEDGLLAEQIRKQMPSKVDVVAEESELELMNKIVEIVRMHDPDILTGYEVHGGSWGYVVERAGRQYGYDLCNEFSRMKSSSPSFGKSGREADRWGFNTTSTIHVTGRHVINVWRAMRGELNLLQYTMENVVWHLLHRRMPHFSWKDLTEWYKSGRPRDLAKVLRYHLKRTRMNIEILEANELIPRTSEQARLLGVDFFSVFSRGSQFKVESIMFRIAKPENFLLVSPSRKQVGAQNALECLPLVMEPLSSFYTSPVLVLDFQSLYPSVMIAYNYCYSTCLGRIVNWRGTNKMGFTEYKRREGLLKLLEPHINIAPNGLMYTKPTIRKSLLAKMLTEILETRVMVKSGMKQDKDDKTLQQLLNNRQLALKLLANVTYGYTSASFSGRMPCSEIADSIVQTGRETLERAIAYIHSVDRWKAEVVYGDTDSLFVHLPGRTREQAFALGREMAEEITDVNPRPVKLKFEKVYQPCVLLAKKRYVGYKYEHPGQEAPEFDAKGIETVRRDGTPAEQMIEEKALRILFETADLSKVKAYFQTQCSKIMKGSVSVQDFCFAREVKLGSYSAKGPGPAGALIAGKKMSEDARAEPQYGERVPYVVVTGAPGARLIDRCVAPEELLERGVTEGLELDAEYYIGKNLIPPLERIFNLVGANVRAWYEEVPKVQMVKKGQQQRAVSDGENVGAKAKKTLEHFLASRTCLACGVKMAPAPPAPAFAEEVNEEEKMPLCERCKEDELGTMVVLQGRLNSQRKGYNDLVKICQSCVGLGSWDGGDQEVKCDSKDCPVFYSRVRQRAKVQGEGVVLEGVIRGLGEKVAKGSTGLEW is encoded by the exons ATGGAGTCGTTCCGCGTCCGCCTCAACTGTATCGATCATTACCAAGCCACGCCCACGCGATATGATCCCCAACTACGAAAGGACTATCGCGCCTCTCAGGCGGCGAAGGAACCCAAGCTTCCCGTCGTTCGCGTTTTCGGGTCGACTGAGACAGGGCAGAAGGTCTGCGCTCACATTCACGGCGCGTTCCCTTATCTGTACGTTGAGTACCGTGGGCCATTAGAGAAGAAGCTGG TGTCTGAATTCATCCTCAAGCTCCATGCGTCCATTGATCAAGCTCTGGCTGTCAGCTATAGAAGAGATCGAGATCGGGACCGGCCGCGTTTCGTTGCTCGAATCACGCTTGTCAAAGGAGTTCCATTTTACGGCTTCCATGTGGGGTACCGATTCTACCTCAAGCTCTACATGCTCAACCCCCTGGTCATGACCAGGCTGGCCGACCTGCTCCAGCAGGGGTCGATCATGAACCGCAAGTTCCAGCCTTATGAAGCTCACCTTCAGTTCCTCCTCCAGTTTATGACCGACTACAATCTGTACGGCTGCGACTACATCGAGGTCGGCAACGTACGGTTTCGGTCTCCCATTCCGGGCCCTGCCGGCCCGGAAGATGCTCCGCGAATATGGGACAGTAACACGATCCCACCACAGTTCATCACAGACGACTTTGAGCTGCCTCGTTCAAGCCATTGCGAGATCGAAGTGGACATATGCGTGCAAGATATTCTCAATCGCCGGGAAGTGAAAGAACGGCCGCTTCACCATGATTTCATCGAGCGAGAACACCCCTTACCGGCCGACATCAAGCTTGTTCACAGCATGGCTGGGCTGTGGAAGGATGAGACGAAGCGGAGGAAAAAGTTATCAGGAGATTCGAGTGACGGCAGCAGTCCGTTTCCCCCTGAGGCCCTGGTCTCTATGTCAGCCAACCCACGCCATACTTCACCACCTGGTTGGATTCAGGAGGCAGAGTATCGCAAGCAGCTTCAGCAACTCATTGAAGCTGAGGTCGACAATGAGGACTACAGAGAGCTCACATTCTCCAACTATGTCCAGCCGCTCCCTTTGGAGGACACCATTCCGACAACTCTACAGTCCGTCGAGGATATGTTTCCGGAGAACCTGCTTCGTGCCTTGGGTCTCGAAGACAGATTGATACAGGAGAATCCGGACGTTGTGAGGAACATTGAAATCGACGAGGAAAAGATTCTGGAACTCGAAATGGGTGAAGAGGCGCGGCAGCTCTTTCCGGAGTACTCGGAAGAgaacaaggccaagaaagGAGACCAGGCGACGGAGCCAGCTGATTCAACTGTCTGCGCTGGTTCCAAGGCCCAAATAGCACCAGACTTGAAAGAAACCGAAGCGATCGCAAACCTGCAACGCACAGTCAACGAAATCGGTGGTGGTACCGCTGTCAGCGGCAAGCGTATTGGCAGGCGGCCCAACATCCCGATACCCAAGGGCATCTTCAGTGAGGCTCAAAGGCTGGGGTTAGTATTGATGGAGGATGGGTTGCTTCCTGGAGCACCGAGAGAAGATAAAAAACGTCCTTCATCGACACAGCCAGACAGCCGTCCACCAAAGAGGCCAAGGCTCAGACAATCGGAAAGCGATGCGGGCGTCCTCGAGAAAACTGGTCTTGGTGCTAAGCCATTCTCGGTCACAGAAGCCAGCGACAAGCCACCTGTGACAGGACAGGCTCAATCCTCACAGCCAAAGCCTGCTATAAAGGGAAACCCGCAGAAGCAAGGCAAGCACCTGGCTCTGAGCTTTCCTGTGGTAAAGGATCCTCAGAACCCACATACTCAGCTGAGACTCAGTCAGCAACATGGCTCACAGCAGAGCGACAATGAGACACCGAAGAAGCATGTAACCTTTGACTTTTCCATGTCCACCAGGGGACCTCAGTCAGAGCAGGGTAAGAGTCCAGCTATCACAAGCTCAGAAGACTCTCCGGTTACCCCAAAGGCAGTGAGACTGTCTGGAAAGCCAAAGTACCGTTGGGATGGTCCAACAACCATGTTTGTTCTCCACAGCCAACCGCCAACAGCCCAAGAGGTGTTGTCCACCATGCAGACCTACGGACTACCAGACGTCATCTACCGAGATGCTTTCTACAGTCAAGACGAAGATGTCCCTCGGCGGCCACGAGAGTACGCAGGCAAAGAGTACCGTTTGGGAAGCGACACCCTTCCTTACCTCCCCGACTTTGATCCCAAAGGCGAGTCACCAGCAACATATGGCATCAAACCGGAGCAGGGTCCTGATTTGGCGGGACTGGAGCTGTCATACAAAAAACAGCGGATGGCATGCACTTTACGAACCTGGGAAATCGCCACGCCACCGCCTGCCTTCCAAGAGGTCAGCCAGTGGTGGGATGGCAAGCAAAAGAAGAGCTCTACGTCTTCCAAAAAGCCGGGGGATACACACTCTCCTTTGACCGGCACACAGAGCGCAAACCCGAATCTCATGTCGCAGATCATCGGCGCGACACCGAAAAACAAACATGGGTTCAGATACTCCCAGAAGGCCAAATCAACCAGTGTCCAGCATGAGGCTCAATACATGAGCACCATGAGTCTAGAGATCCACGTCAACACCCGCGGGAAGCTGGTGCCGAACCCAGAAGAGGACGAGATTCAGTGCCTCTTTTGGTGCATGCGATCTGACGAGCAGGTCCTCTTTGGAGGAAGTCAAGCCGAGAACGGCACACTGAGCGGGATCATTGTCTTGTCGGAAGACGGTCTCCTGGCGGAACAGATCCGCAAGCAAATGCCTAGCAAGGTTGACGTGGTGGCGGAAGAAAGCGAGCTCGAGCTCATGAACAAGATTGTGGAGATTGTGAGGATGCACGATCCTGACATCTTGACCGGGTATGAAGTCCATGGTGGCTCGTGGGGGTAcgtggtggagagggcgggCAGGCAGTACGGATATGATCTCTGCAACGAGTTCTCGCGGATGAAGTCTTCGTCACCTTCGTTTGGAAAGTCAGGGAGGGAGGCTGATCGCTGGGGGTTCAACACGACGTCTACGATTCACGTTACCGGGAGGCACGTGATCAATGTTTGGAGGGCCATGCGGGGAGAGCTGAACCTGCTGCAGTACACCATGGAGAACGTGGTCTGGCACTTGCTGCACCGGAGGATGCCGCATTTCTCGTGGAAGGACCTGACGGAGTGGTACAAAAGCGGGCGGCCGAGGGATCTGGCCAAGGTGCTGCGGTATCATCTCAAGAGGACAAGGATGAATATCGAGATCCTCGAGGCCAACGAGCTGATCCCCCGAACGAGCGAGCAGGCCAGGCTGTTGGGAGTGGATTTCTTCTCTGTCTTCTCCCGCGGCTCTCAGTTCAAGGTCGAGTCTATCATGTTTCGCATCGCCAAGCCAGAGAACTTCCTGCTTGTTTCCCCGAGCAGAAAGCAAGTCGGCGCGCAAAACGCGCTCGAATGCCTACCCTTGGTCATGGAGCCCCTGAGCAGCTTTTACACCAGCCCCGTGTTGGTGCTGGACTTTCAATCCCTCTACCCCAGCGTCATGATCGCGTACAACTACTGCTACTCCACCTGCCTCGGCCGCATCGTCAACTGGCGCGGCACCAACAAGATGGGGTTCACCGAGTACAAACGCCGGGAGGGCCtgctcaagctcctcgaaCCGCACATCAACATCGCCCCCAACGGGCTGATGTACACCAAGCCCACCATTCGCAAATCTTTGCTGGCCAAGATGCTGACGGAAATCCTCGAGACGAGAGTCATGGTCAAGTCGGGGATGAAGCAAGACAAAGACGACAAGACGCTCCAGCAGCTGCTGAACAACAGGCAGCTTGCGCTCAAGCTGCTTGCTAACGTCACGTATGGGTACACCTCTGCGTCGTTTTCCGGGCGGATGCCGTGTTCGGAGATAGCGGACAGTATTGTCCAGACCGGCAGGGAAACGTTGGAAAGAGCGATAGCGTACATCCACAGCGTGGACAGGTGGAAGGCAGAGGTGGTGTACGGGGATACAGACTCGCTGTTTGTCCACCTCCCCGGCCGGACTCGGGAGCAGGCCTTTGCCCTGGGGCGggagatggcggaggagatcACGGACGTGAACCCGAGGCCGGTGAAGCTCAAGTTTGAAAAGGTGTACCAGCCGTGCGTTTTGCTCGCGAAGAAGAGGTACGTAGGGTACAAATATGAGCATCCGGGCCAGGAAGCGCCAGAGTTTGACGCCAAGGGGATCGAGACGGTGCGGAGGGACGGGACGCCGGCCGAGCAGATgatcgaggagaaggccTTGCGGATCCTGTTCGAGACGGCGGATTTGAGCAAAGTGAAGGCGTACTTCCAGACCCAGTGCTCAAAGATCATGAAGGGGAGCGTCTCGGTGCAGGACTTTTGCTTCGCGAGGGAGGTGAAACTGGGGAGCTATAGCGCCAAGGGACCCGGGCCGGCGGGTGCGTTGATAGCGGGCAAGAAAATGTCGGAGGATGCGAGGGCTGAGCCGCAGTACGGGGAAAGGGTGCCGTACGTGGTTGTCACCGGGGCTCCCGGCGCGAGGTTGATTGATCGGTGCGTTGCGCcggaggagctgttggagaggggggtgacGGAGGGGCTGGAGCTGGATGCGGAGTATTATATTGGCAAGAATTTAATACCGCCGCTGGAGAGGATATTCAACTTGGTGGGCGCAAATGTGAGGGCTTGGTATGAGGAGGTTCCAAAGGTGcagatggtgaagaaggggcaGCAACAGCGTGCGGTATCGGACGGGGAGAATGTTGGTgccaaggcgaagaagacgTTGGAGCACTTTCTTGCTTCGAGGACCTGCTTGGCTTGTGGGGTGAAGATGGCACCGGCACCGCCAGCCCCTGCTTTTGCAGAGGAGGTgaatgaggaggagaagatgccACTTTGCGAGAGGTGcaaggaggatgagctggGGACCATGGTGGTGTTACAGGGGAGGTTAAACAGTCAGAGGAAGGGGTACAATGACTTGGTGAAGATTTGCCAGAGCTGTGTCGGGCTGGGGTCgtgggatggaggggaccAGGAGGTGAAGTGTGACAGCAAGGACTGCCCGGTGTTCTATAGCAGGGTGAGGCAGCGGGCAAAGGTgcaaggggagggagtggtgctggagggagTCATCAGGGGGCTAGGGGAGAAGGTTGCTAAGGGTTCTACGGGGTTGGAATGGTGA
- the SLU7 gene encoding mRNA splicing protein (COG:A; EggNog:ENOG503NWMQ; BUSCO:EOG09262NNS), with the protein MPPPNRPEQQPPTTGANAAPTGSSDGHHAAGVARKEDNIYIPSYISKQPFYVSGLDDQDDSLQHQRRATAKDHEEAAQRALLDSKGRKAAPARTKWVKGSCENCGAMGHKKKDCLEKPRKVGAKFTGKDIQADDRNLKDVKLGYEAKRDVWAGYDPKQYKEVLDEYNIIEEARRKLVAETSNGEDKKSSEEENGGEDAYEKGFKYAEESDLGKDRTTKKSMRIREDTAKYLLNLDSDSAKYNPKKRALVDAGAIADKSAQVFAEEAFLRASGEAAEFEKAQRYAWEAQELKGDTSLHLQANPTAGAFARKKETEEREAKRRKKAELLASQYGEQPAVPEALKATITESETFVEYDEAGLVKGVPRKVGRSKYPEDVFINNHTSVWGSWWSDFRWGYACCHSFVKNSYCTGDTGRQIANEEWDK; encoded by the coding sequence atgccaccaccaaaccgcCCAGAACAACAGCCCCCCACAACCGGCGCCAACGCCGCGCCCACGGGCTCTTCAGACGGCCACCACGCCGCCGGCGTCGCCCGAAAAGAAGACAACATCTACATCCCCTCCTACATCTCCAAACAACCCTTCTACGTCTCCGGCCTCGACGACCAAGATGACTCCCTCCAGCATCAGCGCCGCGCAACAGCCAAAGACCACGAAGAAGCCGCCCAGCGCGCTCTCCTCGACTCCAAAGGCCGCAAAGCTGCACCGGCGCGAACCAAGTGGGTCAAAGGCTCCTGCGAAAACTGCGGTGCCATGGGccacaagaaaaaagactGTCTCGAAAAACCACGAAAGGTTGGCGCGAAGTTTACGGGGAAGGATATCCAAGCTGATGATCGAAATCTCAAAGACGTGAAGCTCGGGTACGAAGCAAAGCGCGATGTCTGGGCTGGGTACGACCCCAAGCAGTACAAGGAGGTGCTGGACGAGTACAACATAATTGAGGAGGCGCGGAGGAAGCTGGTGGCTGAGACCTCGAATGGCGAGGATAAGAAGTCGTCAGAGGAGGAAAACGGAGGGGAGGATGCATACGAAAAGGGATTCAAGTATGCGGAAGAGTCTGACTTGGGCAAGGACCGGACGACGAAGAAGTCCATGCGCATAAGGGAGGACACGGCGAAGTACCTCCTCAATTTGGACTCTGACTCCGCGAAATACAACCCAAAAAAGCGCGCCTTGGTGGATGCCGGTGCGATAGCAGACAAGTCGGCCCAGGTCTTTGCGGAGGAGGCCTTCCTTCGCGCATCTGGCGAGGCGGCAGAGTTTGAGAAAGCTCAGAGGTATGCGTGGGAAGCGCAGGAATTGAAGGGCGATACTAGCTTGCACTTGCAGGCCAACCCAACTGCTGGTGCTTTTGCCCGAAAGAAGGAGACCGAGGAAAGGGAAGCtaagaggaggaagaaggcggaATTGCTCGCCAGCCAGTACGGCGAGCAACCAGCTGTTCCAGAGGCTCTCAAGGCGACCATCACAGAGTCAGAGACCTTTGTGGAGTATGACGAGGCCGGTCTCGTCAAGGGAGTGCCAAGAAAGGTTGGCAGAAGCAAATACCCCGAGGATgtcttcatcaacaatcaCACCTCTGTCTGGGGCAGTTGGTGGTCAGACTTTCGATGGGGTTATGCTTGCTGCCACTCATTTGTCAAGAACAGCTACTGCACAGGTGATACAGGAAGACAGATCGCCAACGAGGAATGGGATAAGTAA
- the RPS9B gene encoding ribosomal 40S subunit protein S9B (EggNog:ENOG503NU1W; COG:J) — MAPRSYSKTAKVPRRPFEAARLDSELKLVGEYGLRNKREVWRVLLTLSKIRRAARELLTLDEKDPKRLFEGNALIRRLVRVGVLDESRMKLDYVLALKAEDFLERRLQTLVYKLGLAKSIHHARVLIRQRHIRVGKQIVNVPSFVVRLDSQKHIDFALTSPFGGGRPGRVRRKKAKAAEGGDGDAEEDEE; from the exons ATGGCCCCTCGCTCGTACTCCAAGACCGCTAAGGTCCCCCGCCGTCCCTTCGAGGCCGCTCGTTT GGACTCCGAGTTGAAGCTCGTTGGCGAGTACGGTCTCCGCAACAAGCGTGAGGTGTGGCGCGTTCtgctcaccctctccaagaTTCGTCGTGCTGCCCG TGAGCTTCTCACCCTCGACGAGAAGGACCCCAAGCGTCTCTTCGAAGGCAATGCCCTCATTCGCCGCCTCGTCCGCGTCGGTGTGCTCGATGAGTCCCGCATGAAGCTCGATTACGTCCTGGCCCTCAAGGCTGAGGATTTCTTGGAGCGCCGCCTCCAGACTCTCGTCTACAAGCTCGGCCTCGCCAAGTCCATCCACCACGCTCGTGTCCTTATCCGCCAGCGCCACATCCGTGTCGGCAAGCAGATCGTCAACGTTCCTTCTTTCGTCGTCCGTCTCGACTCCCAGAAGCACATTGACTTCGctctcacctcccccttcggTGGTGGCCGCCCCGGCCGTGTCCGGAgaaagaaggccaaggccgccgagggtggcgatggcgacgccgaggaggacgaggagtaA
- the RPL21A gene encoding 60S ribosomal protein L21A (EggNog:ENOG503P285; COG:J) — MGHPAGLRAGTRYAFSRNFREKGMIRLSTYLKQYKVGDIVDIKVNGAVQKGMAHKVYHGKTGVIYNVTKSAVGIIIYKKVKHRYIEKRLNVRIEHIQPSRSREGFLRRVKENAELKKKAKAEGKPVQLKRQPALPREARTISIKENKPETVAPVAYETTI, encoded by the exons ATGGGTCACCCTGCTGGTCTCCGTGCTGGTACGAGATACGCCTTCTCCCGGAACTTCCGGGAGAAGGGTATGATCAGACTGTCGACATACCTTAAGCAGTACAA GGTTGGCGATATCGTCGACATCAAGGTCAACGGTGCCGTCCAGAAGGG TATGGCCCACAAGGTCTACCACGGCAAGACTGGCGTTATCTACAACGTCACCAAGTCCGCCgtcggcatcatcatctaCAAGAAGGTCAAGCACCGCTACATCGAGAAGCGCCTCAACGTCCGTATCGAGCACATCCAgccctcccgctcccgcgAGGGTTTCCTTCGCCGCGTGAAGGAGAAcgccgagctcaagaagaaggccaaggccgaGGGCAAGCCCGTTCAGCTCAAGAGACAACCCGCCCTTCCCCGCGAGGCGCGGACCATCTCCATCAAGGAGAACAAGCCCGAGACTGTCGCCCCTGTCGCCTACGAGACCACGATCTAA